From the genome of Geothrix sp. 21YS21S-4, one region includes:
- a CDS encoding YIP1 family protein, which translates to MSDQPTSLYGDQPQAPPPPPGLMDQLAGVFTEPKALMLRLRQRPVWIGALLLAVGIGIVAGLIWASKVDMAEMTRHQMERTRDLFHMNIPDQAMEDAISKAEGKKPWLSAVSGAVFAIPFVYLVVALIVWGFAAMGTEDGETSPTFGQAFSVTCVHYLVTLPATLLAGIIALLRPVGGHSLQQLMPTVLSFYVSPESGFVRGLLALVDPLWIFSFVVLALGMRHALKTKTWAICACLTLFVVLGGGLRFVGGLFQ; encoded by the coding sequence ATGAGCGACCAACCGACTTCCCTCTACGGCGATCAGCCCCAGGCGCCCCCGCCTCCGCCCGGCCTGATGGATCAGTTGGCCGGCGTGTTCACGGAACCCAAAGCGCTCATGCTCCGCCTCCGCCAGCGTCCCGTCTGGATCGGCGCCCTCCTCCTGGCCGTGGGAATCGGCATCGTGGCGGGGCTGATCTGGGCCTCGAAGGTGGACATGGCCGAGATGACCCGCCATCAGATGGAGCGCACCCGCGACCTCTTCCACATGAACATTCCCGACCAGGCCATGGAGGACGCCATCTCCAAGGCCGAGGGGAAGAAACCCTGGCTGAGCGCCGTCTCCGGCGCGGTGTTCGCGATCCCCTTCGTCTACCTGGTCGTCGCCCTCATCGTGTGGGGCTTCGCCGCCATGGGCACCGAGGACGGCGAGACGTCCCCCACCTTCGGCCAGGCCTTCTCCGTCACCTGCGTCCACTACCTGGTCACCCTTCCGGCCACCCTGCTGGCGGGGATCATCGCCCTGCTGCGCCCGGTGGGCGGACACAGCCTCCAGCAGTTGATGCCCACGGTGCTGAGCTTCTACGTCAGTCCGGAGTCGGGCTTCGTCCGTGGACTGCTGGCCCTGGTGGACCCGCTGTGGATCTTCTCCTTCGTGGTCCTGGCCCTCGGCATGCGCCACGCCCTCAAGACCAAAACCTGGGCCATCTGCGCGTGCCTGACCCTGTTCGTGGTGCTGGGCGGCGGCCTCCGCTTCGTGGGGGGCCTGTTCCAGTGA
- a CDS encoding efflux RND transporter periplasmic adaptor subunit, with translation MKGNTKLLVFGGLGLAALIALGLAFGGAKDDDSAFSWDAVGRGDIRETISASGEVRAKTQVNIGTSVAGEIKAIHVKDGQDVKAGDLLVTIDQERLKQAMAQARAALEASRQDASRLEAARRRAEESYPRYESLRHQGLMSDEDFLQQKLARDTAILASSAARANVAQNDANLKGMEDGLSKATLRAPVAGRVTSLKAEKGETAIPGISNLPGAVLMIISDMSEMQAEIKVNESEVVRTKVGQTAQVTVESLPGKVFQGSVIEVATGTEKTGNDANLYKVKVVLQGAREDLEQLRPGMSARAVILTREAKNVLRIPLQAVLEREGSLEEAQKRGLLAPTSRNVALVFRSGKAEERTVDVGIANTQFFELKGGLAEGDKVLTGPIRKLKDLKDRASVALRSKPDSELAKLKDAKK, from the coding sequence GTGAAAGGCAACACCAAACTGCTTGTCTTCGGCGGGCTGGGCCTCGCCGCGCTGATCGCCCTCGGGCTCGCCTTCGGCGGCGCCAAGGACGACGACAGCGCGTTCTCCTGGGACGCGGTGGGCCGCGGCGATATCCGCGAGACCATCAGCGCCAGCGGCGAGGTCCGCGCCAAGACCCAGGTCAACATCGGCACGTCGGTGGCCGGCGAGATCAAGGCCATCCACGTGAAGGACGGCCAGGACGTGAAGGCGGGGGATCTCCTCGTCACCATCGACCAGGAGCGCCTGAAGCAGGCCATGGCCCAGGCCCGCGCGGCGCTCGAGGCCTCGCGCCAGGACGCCTCCCGCTTGGAGGCCGCCCGGCGGCGGGCGGAGGAGAGCTACCCGCGCTACGAATCGCTCCGCCACCAGGGGCTGATGTCCGACGAGGACTTTCTCCAGCAGAAGCTGGCCCGGGATACCGCGATCCTCGCCTCCAGCGCGGCCCGCGCCAACGTGGCCCAGAACGACGCCAACCTCAAGGGCATGGAGGACGGCCTGTCCAAGGCCACCCTCCGGGCGCCCGTCGCCGGCCGCGTCACCAGCCTCAAAGCGGAAAAGGGGGAGACGGCCATTCCCGGGATCAGCAACCTGCCCGGCGCGGTGCTGATGATCATCTCCGACATGAGCGAGATGCAGGCGGAGATCAAGGTCAACGAGAGCGAGGTGGTGCGCACCAAGGTGGGCCAGACCGCCCAGGTCACGGTGGAATCGCTGCCCGGGAAGGTCTTCCAGGGCTCCGTCATCGAGGTCGCCACGGGCACCGAGAAGACCGGCAACGACGCCAACCTCTACAAGGTGAAGGTCGTCCTTCAGGGCGCCCGGGAGGATCTGGAACAGCTGCGCCCGGGCATGAGCGCCCGGGCGGTCATCCTCACCCGCGAGGCCAAGAACGTCCTGCGCATTCCCCTTCAGGCGGTGCTGGAACGGGAGGGCAGCCTGGAGGAGGCCCAGAAGCGCGGCCTCCTCGCGCCCACCAGCCGCAACGTGGCCCTGGTCTTCCGAAGCGGCAAGGCGGAGGAGCGCACCGTGGACGTGGGCATCGCCAACACCCAGTTCTTCGAGCTGAAGGGCGGGCTCGCGGAGGGCGACAAGGTCCTCACCGGCCCCATCCGCAAGCTCAAGGATCTGAAGGACCGGGCCTCCGTCGCGCTCCGCTCCAAACCCGACAGCGAGCTGGCGAAGCTCAAGGACGCGAAGAAGTGA
- a CDS encoding MOSC domain-containing protein, translated as MDLGRVESIHLAAAAEAPMRSTDEAVALAGVGLEGDRYAERKGTFSAKPKPSRQVTLIEAEAIEALERELGMVLAPGETRRNLVTRGVALNHLVGREFTVGEARLRGHELCEPCADLARMTGKPQILPGLIHRGGLRAEIVEGGLIRVGDPVRA; from the coding sequence ATGGACCTGGGCCGCGTCGAATCCATCCATCTTGCCGCCGCCGCGGAAGCGCCCATGCGGAGCACGGACGAGGCGGTGGCCCTCGCGGGCGTGGGCCTGGAGGGCGACCGCTACGCCGAGCGGAAGGGAACCTTCTCGGCCAAGCCCAAGCCCAGCCGCCAGGTCACGCTGATCGAAGCGGAGGCCATCGAGGCGCTGGAGCGGGAGCTGGGGATGGTGCTGGCGCCGGGGGAGACGCGCCGGAACCTCGTCACCCGCGGCGTGGCCCTGAACCATTTGGTGGGCCGCGAGTTCACCGTGGGCGAAGCGAGGCTGCGGGGCCACGAGCTGTGCGAACCCTGCGCCGATCTGGCCCGGATGACCGGCAAGCCCCAGATCCTGCCCGGCCTCATCCACCGCGGCGGGCTGCGGGCTGAAATTGTCGAAGGTGGGCTGATCCGGGTGGGGGATCCGGTCAGGGCGTGA
- a CDS encoding ABC transporter permease — MDVQEPLAAAVRALKANKLRSALTTLGIIIGVAAVIVVVSLVQGLKTSVLKQVERAGSQTIFIRPVFPMDMPLADYMKIKNKDMTLDEMRMLARSVPQITQVTPLFFNGAEVKAEGRSATVNQIMTDETYLELNSISLTAGRNFVPSDLRLGNKVAIIGPRVLEKLGLKGNPIGRIVSTPTLSLEVIGVLEEQGAQLGNDPDQNILIPLTTGMAQLTEAQRRQLFFQARVDPRLSADDGAELVEESLRRIKGLRGTEPSGFKVFSPKQITGIISGITGTITAVAGGMVSIALLVGGIGIMNIMLVSVTERTREIGIRKAVGAKRRDVLLQFLIEAAFLCILGGAIGVGLGFVLGAALGKALLGSMGSVPLWALISAFAVPAGIGLIFGLYPAAKASKLDPIEALRYE, encoded by the coding sequence ATGGACGTCCAAGAACCCCTGGCAGCGGCCGTCCGCGCCCTCAAGGCCAACAAGCTGAGGTCGGCCCTCACCACCCTGGGCATCATCATCGGCGTGGCTGCGGTGATCGTGGTGGTGAGCCTCGTCCAGGGCCTGAAGACCAGCGTCCTGAAGCAGGTGGAGCGCGCCGGCAGCCAGACCATCTTCATCCGGCCCGTCTTCCCCATGGACATGCCCCTGGCCGACTACATGAAGATCAAGAACAAGGACATGACCCTGGACGAGATGCGGATGCTGGCCCGGTCCGTGCCCCAGATCACGCAGGTGACGCCGCTGTTCTTCAACGGCGCGGAGGTGAAGGCCGAGGGGCGCAGCGCCACCGTCAACCAGATCATGACGGACGAGACCTACCTGGAGCTGAACAGCATCTCGCTGACGGCGGGCCGCAACTTCGTGCCGTCGGACCTGCGGCTGGGAAACAAGGTGGCCATCATCGGCCCGCGCGTCCTCGAGAAACTGGGCTTGAAGGGCAACCCCATCGGCCGGATCGTCAGCACGCCCACCCTCAGCCTGGAGGTCATCGGCGTGCTGGAGGAGCAGGGCGCGCAGCTGGGCAACGACCCGGACCAGAACATCCTCATCCCGCTCACCACGGGGATGGCCCAGCTCACCGAGGCCCAGCGGCGGCAGCTCTTCTTCCAGGCCCGGGTGGATCCGCGCCTCTCCGCCGACGACGGCGCGGAACTGGTGGAGGAATCCCTGCGCCGCATCAAGGGCCTGCGCGGCACCGAGCCCAGCGGCTTCAAGGTCTTCAGCCCCAAGCAGATCACCGGAATCATCAGCGGAATCACGGGCACCATCACCGCCGTGGCCGGCGGCATGGTCTCCATTGCGCTGCTGGTGGGCGGGATCGGGATCATGAACATCATGCTGGTGAGCGTCACGGAGCGGACCCGCGAGATCGGCATCCGCAAGGCCGTGGGCGCGAAGCGCCGGGACGTGCTGCTCCAGTTCCTGATCGAGGCCGCCTTCCTGTGCATCCTGGGCGGGGCCATCGGGGTGGGCCTCGGCTTCGTCCTCGGCGCGGCCCTGGGCAAGGCCCTGCTGGGCTCCATGGGCTCCGTCCCGCTGTGGGCCCTGATCAGCGCCTTCGCCGTGCCCGCGGGCATCGGCCTGATCTTCGGCCTCTATCCCGCGGCGAAGGCCAGCAAGCTGGATCCGATCGAGGCCCTGCGGTACGAATGA
- the rocD gene encoding ornithine--oxo-acid transaminase, translating into MATFAATSEALIQQENQYGAHNYHPLDVVCTKGEGVFLTDVDGKQYMDFLAAYSAVNQGHNHPKIGEAMIAQIKTLALTSRAFRNDQFPPLLEKLCKLTGFDKALLMNSGAEAVETALKAMRKWGYDKKGIEYGAAEIIVADGNFHGRTTTIVGFSTDPDSTSRFGPFTPGFVIVPYGDLEAVKRAITPNTCAIFMEPIQGEGGVVIPPQGFLKGLREVADQNNVLLVLDEIQSGLGRTGKLFAFEHEGIRPDGITIGKALSGGYYPVSAFLANDEVMDVFTPGIHGSTYGGNPLACAVASAALDVLVDEKLVARAAELGKHLEARLKGMKTSKLQEVRVRGLWAGVQLKPEAGGARKYCYLLKDRGMLCKDTHVDTIRLAPPLVITKEQIDWAVDQLEAVLQG; encoded by the coding sequence ATGGCCACCTTCGCCGCGACATCCGAAGCCCTGATCCAGCAGGAGAACCAGTACGGCGCGCACAACTACCATCCGCTGGACGTGGTGTGCACCAAGGGCGAAGGCGTCTTCCTCACGGACGTGGACGGCAAGCAGTACATGGACTTCCTGGCCGCCTACTCCGCCGTGAACCAGGGCCACAACCATCCGAAGATCGGCGAGGCGATGATCGCCCAGATCAAGACGCTCGCGCTCACCAGCCGCGCCTTCCGCAACGACCAGTTCCCGCCGCTGCTCGAGAAGCTGTGCAAACTCACCGGCTTCGACAAGGCCCTGCTGATGAACAGCGGTGCGGAGGCCGTGGAGACCGCGCTCAAGGCCATGCGGAAGTGGGGCTACGACAAGAAGGGCATCGAGTACGGCGCCGCCGAGATCATCGTGGCCGACGGCAACTTCCACGGGCGGACCACCACCATCGTGGGCTTCAGCACCGATCCCGACAGCACCAGCCGCTTCGGCCCCTTCACGCCCGGCTTCGTGATCGTCCCCTACGGCGACCTGGAGGCGGTGAAGCGGGCGATCACCCCCAACACCTGCGCCATCTTCATGGAGCCCATCCAGGGCGAGGGCGGCGTGGTCATCCCGCCCCAGGGCTTCCTCAAGGGCCTGCGCGAGGTCGCGGACCAGAACAACGTCCTGCTGGTGCTCGACGAGATCCAGTCGGGCCTGGGGCGCACGGGCAAGCTGTTCGCCTTCGAGCACGAGGGCATCCGTCCCGACGGAATCACCATCGGCAAGGCCCTCAGCGGCGGCTACTACCCCGTCTCCGCCTTCCTGGCGAACGACGAGGTGATGGACGTGTTCACGCCGGGGATCCACGGCAGCACCTACGGCGGCAATCCGTTGGCCTGCGCCGTCGCCAGCGCCGCCCTCGACGTCCTGGTGGACGAGAAGCTGGTGGCGAGGGCCGCCGAACTGGGCAAGCACCTGGAAGCCCGGCTGAAGGGCATGAAGACGTCCAAGCTCCAGGAGGTGCGCGTCCGCGGCCTGTGGGCCGGGGTCCAGCTCAAGCCGGAAGCGGGCGGCGCCCGGAAGTACTGCTACCTGCTGAAGGACCGCGGGATGCTCTGCAAGGACACCCACGTGGATACCATCCGCCTGGCCCCGCCCCTCGTCATCACCAAGGAGCAGATCGACTGGGCCGTGGATCAGCTCGAAGCCGTCCTCCAGGGCTGA